From a single Alloactinosynnema sp. L-07 genomic region:
- a CDS encoding MbtH family protein — protein sequence MTNPFEDADGRYLVLVNEEGQHSLWPAYLAVPAGWTQVFGDAPRQECLDYTNEHWTDLRPKSLVD from the coding sequence GTGACCAACCCGTTCGAAGACGCCGACGGCCGCTACCTGGTGCTGGTCAACGAGGAGGGCCAGCACTCGCTGTGGCCCGCCTACCTCGCCGTCCCGGCGGGCTGGACCCAGGTGTTCGGCGACGCGCCCCGGCAGGAGTGCCTGGACTACACCAACGAGCACTGGACCGACCTGCGCCCCAAGAGTCTCGTCGATTAG
- a CDS encoding AAA family ATPase, whose amino-acid sequence MGNRSSVIVGRDDELTALDTALSSVRAGRGGALFLVGESGIGKSRLAAAAAERGFAADMRLLRGRASALGPMVPFRSLTEAMLSLVRLGEPIDVSALGPYRPILAKLIPDWGEPPGEQEGASLVILAEAVLRLTALAGRDHGCVVTLDDLHNADPETLAVVEYLIDNLADQPTLLVCGICDEEPSPALRLARSAGQRRDCTVLDLGHLARADLPTMVGSYVGVRADRVPEPVIDLIWAGSDGNPFRVEELLDGMLDSGVLVVDGDNCALTARLETNLPVTFVRSVTRRMDLLDTQERQVLSVAATLGRRFPLAVVRRVVGLDYRDLLSHLHCDAVARMVGQDEQTPDWYAFRHSLITEALLAAFTPAQRAQLAGQVADAVEEIYPGLPGEWCQVSAALRLDAGQQPRAGLLFAEAGRRALALGAAHTAVVLLDKAADLLTNAAARADVLEARLDALAEAGLIDRALATAEVLDQFGGQVDHRRRARLHARLAWVANLDGRTVEGLGQVETARALLGPDAEPQDVAPLDVVAAYLRLDLPGPGRMAEAEAMARRAAEVAERVPLPVVACQAWQLLGALVRPRDPKEAAHFLERSRSIAVRHDLPIWEIHALVRLGLNDALQDAGIERLEQARQKASRIGAVTARYQAEVNIALQLVLRGDFAAAQAVIDQVLAATTRLKLMEITQFMLLNRAVLAAHRGRRRDMDRALAELRKWDVEPGQHLSRVHGLAKAFCALLEEDRAAARHELCLALDAETRNPTPFRLAGRNGLNLLLAALEMELDPSDLRSVTEAPGGQLRWDRQFALFAEAVLAGRDGRADAAAALVADALRVGEPYAMGRHLGLRLVAEAALADGWGTPLDWLREAESYFHDTDVAAVAGACRSLMRRAGHRVTQRRAGVADIPPSLRAAGITAREYQVLRLLVGRLGNQEIAKTLHLSLRTVEKHVSSLMSKTGQPNRVALGKFAVADE is encoded by the coding sequence GTGGGAAATCGCTCGTCGGTCATCGTGGGGCGCGATGACGAACTGACGGCCCTCGACACCGCGCTGAGTTCGGTTCGCGCCGGTCGCGGTGGGGCGCTATTTCTGGTCGGTGAAAGCGGCATTGGTAAATCGCGTTTGGCGGCCGCCGCCGCCGAACGCGGTTTCGCCGCAGACATGCGGCTGCTGCGCGGCCGGGCCAGCGCGCTGGGCCCGATGGTGCCGTTCCGGTCGCTGACCGAGGCCATGTTGTCGCTGGTCCGGCTGGGCGAGCCGATCGATGTGAGCGCGCTGGGCCCGTACCGCCCGATCCTCGCCAAGCTGATCCCCGACTGGGGCGAGCCGCCCGGCGAGCAGGAGGGCGCGTCGCTGGTCATCCTGGCCGAGGCCGTGCTCCGACTCACCGCGCTCGCGGGCCGCGACCACGGCTGCGTGGTCACCCTCGACGACCTGCACAACGCCGACCCCGAGACTCTGGCCGTGGTCGAGTACCTGATCGACAACCTGGCCGACCAGCCGACCCTGCTCGTGTGCGGCATCTGCGACGAGGAGCCGTCCCCGGCGCTGCGGCTGGCCCGGTCGGCGGGCCAGCGACGCGACTGCACGGTGCTCGACCTCGGCCACCTCGCCCGCGCCGACCTGCCCACGATGGTGGGCTCCTACGTCGGCGTGCGCGCCGACCGGGTTCCCGAGCCGGTGATCGACCTGATCTGGGCGGGCAGCGACGGCAACCCGTTCCGGGTGGAGGAACTGCTCGACGGGATGCTCGACAGCGGCGTGCTCGTGGTGGACGGCGACAACTGCGCGCTGACCGCGCGCCTGGAGACGAACCTGCCGGTCACCTTCGTGCGGAGCGTGACCCGGCGCATGGATCTGCTCGACACCCAGGAACGGCAGGTCCTGTCGGTCGCCGCGACGCTGGGCCGCCGGTTCCCGCTCGCGGTCGTGCGGCGCGTCGTCGGACTGGACTACCGCGACCTGCTCAGCCACCTGCACTGCGACGCCGTGGCGCGGATGGTCGGCCAGGACGAGCAGACCCCAGACTGGTACGCCTTCCGGCACTCGCTGATCACCGAGGCGCTGCTGGCCGCCTTCACCCCGGCGCAGCGGGCGCAACTGGCCGGGCAGGTCGCTGACGCCGTCGAGGAGATCTACCCCGGCCTGCCCGGCGAGTGGTGCCAGGTGAGCGCGGCCCTGCGGCTCGACGCGGGCCAGCAGCCGCGGGCGGGCCTGCTTTTCGCCGAGGCGGGCAGACGGGCCCTGGCGCTCGGCGCGGCGCACACCGCGGTCGTCCTGCTCGACAAGGCCGCCGACCTGCTCACCAACGCCGCGGCCCGCGCCGACGTGCTGGAGGCCCGGCTCGACGCGCTGGCCGAGGCCGGACTCATCGACCGGGCCCTGGCCACCGCCGAGGTGCTCGACCAGTTCGGCGGCCAGGTCGACCACCGGCGCCGGGCCCGGCTGCACGCGCGGCTGGCCTGGGTGGCCAACCTCGACGGCCGCACGGTGGAGGGTCTGGGCCAGGTGGAGACCGCGCGGGCGCTGCTGGGGCCCGACGCCGAGCCGCAGGACGTCGCCCCGCTCGACGTCGTCGCCGCGTACCTGCGGCTGGATCTGCCGGGGCCCGGCCGGATGGCCGAGGCCGAGGCCATGGCGCGGCGCGCGGCCGAGGTCGCCGAGCGGGTGCCGCTGCCGGTCGTGGCGTGCCAGGCCTGGCAGCTGCTGGGCGCCCTGGTCCGGCCGCGTGACCCGAAGGAGGCCGCGCACTTCCTGGAGCGCAGCCGGTCCATCGCGGTCCGCCACGACCTGCCGATCTGGGAGATCCACGCGCTGGTCCGGCTGGGACTCAACGACGCGCTGCAGGACGCTGGCATCGAGCGACTGGAACAGGCGCGGCAGAAGGCATCCCGCATCGGCGCGGTGACCGCCCGCTACCAGGCGGAGGTCAACATCGCGCTGCAACTGGTGCTGCGCGGGGACTTCGCCGCCGCCCAAGCGGTCATCGACCAGGTGCTGGCGGCCACGACCCGGCTCAAGCTGATGGAGATCACCCAGTTCATGCTGCTCAACCGGGCGGTGCTGGCCGCCCACCGAGGGCGGCGCAGGGACATGGACCGCGCGCTCGCCGAACTGCGCAAGTGGGACGTCGAGCCCGGCCAGCACCTGTCCAGGGTGCACGGGCTGGCCAAGGCGTTCTGCGCGCTGCTGGAGGAGGACCGGGCCGCCGCCCGCCATGAGCTGTGCCTCGCGCTCGACGCCGAGACCCGCAACCCCACCCCGTTCCGCCTGGCCGGGCGTAACGGGCTCAACTTGCTGCTGGCCGCGCTGGAGATGGAACTGGACCCGTCTGACTTGCGCTCGGTCACCGAGGCCCCGGGCGGCCAACTGCGCTGGGACCGGCAGTTCGCGCTGTTCGCCGAGGCCGTGCTGGCCGGCCGCGACGGCCGCGCGGACGCCGCCGCCGCGCTGGTCGCAGACGCGCTGCGGGTCGGCGAGCCCTACGCCATGGGCCGACACCTCGGCCTGCGCCTGGTCGCCGAGGCCGCCCTCGCCGACGGGTGGGGCACCCCACTGGACTGGCTGCGCGAGGCCGAGTCCTACTTCCACGACACCGACGTCGCCGCCGTCGCGGGCGCCTGCCGCTCCCTGATGCGCCGCGCGGGCCACCGGGTCACCCAGCGCCGGGCCGGGGTCGCCGACATCCCGCCGTCGCTGCGCGCGGCCGGGATCACCGCGCGGGAGTACCAGGTGCTGCGGCTGCTGGTGGGCAGGCTGGGCAACCAGGAGATCGCCAAGACCCTGCACCTGTCGCTGCGCACGGTCGAGAAGCACGTGTCGAGCCTGATGTCCAAGACCGGCCAGCCGAACCGGGTCGCCCTGGGCAAGTTCGCCGTCGCGGACGAGTGA
- a CDS encoding type 2 lanthipeptide synthetase LanM family protein, whose product MATLAAGGGRRWLDAYLPPGWWAPGLALHERIRTPVTPGDGPSDPRLDAWRAVHGPDGAARFAARLAEQGLDEQRLAWLLAEPPSALAARVPRPAWADTVERALIAAVDEPVDVPEAWRDAFAVVLRPFVADAGDRLTTALVGMVGIDRLAVVLDARAHLSRRLVGIATRILVRELGARRAAGVLTGVTSSDRFADFVRQLARPVELAAALGRYPVLARLIAQACDAAVTACAELLDRFVRDRADIVRDLLGGVDPGLVVGVDLGQGDPHRGGRAVAVLRFDDGRRVVYRPRDIEAHLRFGAMIDWMNRLAPGLGLRAVAAIARSGYGWLEFIDRAPLPDAAGADRFYRKLGALLAIVHVVHAGDLHYQNLIAAGDTPVLVDLETLFHPRLAAPRAAGDDPAADALADSVYRTSLLPVMVVGDHGAVDCSGLGGDAGPLEPDSVLDWADPATDLMRPVLWPRPFRPAGNRPRLDGREIEPGDHESALLNGFRLGYDALVRHRDDFAVLLRACVDTEVRVVARPTRGYAALLAEATDPEVLADGLDRDRMFEVLWTSAAADPVRWRLCPAETADLWAGDVPLFAGRPGGTDLWTSTGARGPRLLDRAGLAVAMGKLAALGEIDRRDQEWIIAATLATRRPARPHRAPRPMPGSIAGTSAPAERLLVAACAVGDQIVARGIADGGAVSWIGLELVDERQWLVLPMGVGLANGTLGVALFLAQLAELSGIDRYTDVAGRTLRGTAALIERFADAPESAPAVGSGGLHGFGGIAYALARIARLLDDGDLRRLAATSVDLAAAAADGAPGWATGGAGCLAAMGAVHAELDLPAAGTLARSCADGLVQLVADPGDDPPSGFADGVAGVAWALSRYAESVAEPGYAEAARRAAALVAEDPGQPPGWCAGTAGLLLGRSCAADGGGPRMADQVRDLAWRPVLSDLSLCCGELGVIDTVTALTARVPGVADTRRRSAGLVLDAITRHGARCGTPGQVPTPGLLNGLAGIGYGLLRLGFANRVPSALLLESIQHDAN is encoded by the coding sequence ATGGCGACGCTCGCGGCAGGCGGTGGCCGCCGATGGCTCGATGCCTACCTGCCACCGGGTTGGTGGGCGCCCGGTTTGGCCCTGCACGAACGGATCCGGACGCCGGTCACACCCGGCGACGGCCCGTCGGACCCCCGACTCGACGCCTGGCGAGCGGTCCATGGGCCGGACGGCGCGGCGCGGTTCGCCGCCCGGTTGGCCGAACAAGGACTTGATGAACAGCGATTGGCCTGGTTGCTCGCCGAGCCGCCGTCGGCGCTCGCCGCCCGGGTGCCGCGGCCCGCGTGGGCCGACACCGTTGAACGCGCCCTGATCGCGGCGGTGGACGAGCCGGTCGACGTGCCCGAGGCGTGGCGGGACGCCTTCGCCGTCGTGCTGCGCCCGTTCGTCGCCGACGCGGGCGACCGGCTCACCACCGCGCTGGTCGGGATGGTCGGCATCGATCGACTCGCCGTCGTCCTGGACGCCCGCGCCCACTTGAGTCGCAGGCTGGTCGGCATCGCGACCAGGATCCTGGTCCGGGAACTGGGCGCCCGCCGCGCGGCCGGGGTTCTGACCGGGGTCACGTCTTCGGACCGGTTCGCCGACTTCGTCCGCCAACTGGCCCGGCCCGTGGAGCTGGCAGCCGCGTTGGGCCGGTACCCGGTGCTGGCCCGGCTGATCGCCCAGGCGTGCGACGCGGCCGTGACGGCCTGCGCGGAGCTGCTCGACCGGTTCGTCCGCGACCGTGCGGACATCGTGCGGGACCTGCTCGGCGGCGTGGACCCCGGCCTTGTCGTCGGCGTCGACCTCGGCCAAGGAGATCCGCATCGAGGCGGGCGCGCGGTCGCGGTGCTGCGGTTCGACGACGGGCGCCGAGTGGTCTACCGGCCCAGGGACATCGAGGCCCACCTGCGGTTCGGCGCGATGATCGACTGGATGAACCGGCTGGCTCCCGGACTCGGCCTGCGCGCGGTCGCGGCGATCGCCCGGTCAGGGTACGGCTGGCTGGAGTTCATCGACCGGGCCCCGTTGCCCGACGCCGCCGGGGCGGATCGCTTCTACCGCAAGCTAGGCGCACTGCTCGCCATCGTGCACGTGGTCCACGCGGGCGACCTGCACTACCAGAACCTGATCGCCGCGGGCGACACACCGGTGCTCGTCGACTTGGAGACGCTGTTCCACCCCCGGCTCGCGGCCCCCCGCGCGGCAGGCGACGACCCCGCCGCCGACGCGCTCGCCGACTCGGTCTACCGGACCTCCCTGCTGCCGGTGATGGTCGTCGGCGACCACGGCGCGGTGGACTGCTCCGGCCTCGGCGGCGACGCGGGGCCGCTGGAGCCCGACAGCGTGCTGGACTGGGCCGACCCCGCGACCGACCTGATGCGGCCGGTCCTCTGGCCGCGGCCGTTCCGGCCCGCGGGGAATCGGCCCAGGCTGGACGGCCGCGAGATCGAGCCCGGCGACCACGAATCCGCGCTGCTCAACGGTTTCCGGCTCGGCTACGACGCGCTGGTCCGGCACCGCGACGACTTCGCCGTGCTGCTGCGCGCCTGCGTGGACACCGAGGTTCGGGTCGTGGCCCGGCCGACTCGGGGGTACGCGGCGCTGCTGGCCGAGGCCACCGATCCCGAGGTGCTGGCCGACGGGCTCGACCGGGACCGGATGTTCGAGGTGCTGTGGACCTCGGCGGCGGCCGACCCGGTCCGGTGGCGGCTGTGTCCGGCCGAGACGGCCGACCTGTGGGCGGGCGACGTGCCGCTGTTCGCGGGCCGCCCCGGTGGCACCGACCTCTGGACCTCGACCGGCGCCCGGGGGCCGCGGCTGCTGGACCGCGCTGGGCTCGCGGTCGCCATGGGCAAACTCGCCGCGCTGGGCGAGATCGACCGCCGCGACCAGGAGTGGATCATCGCGGCGACCCTGGCCACCCGCCGCCCAGCGCGTCCGCACCGCGCGCCAAGACCGATGCCCGGGTCGATCGCGGGCACGTCCGCGCCCGCCGAGCGGCTACTGGTCGCGGCCTGCGCGGTCGGCGACCAGATCGTCGCCAGGGGGATCGCCGACGGCGGCGCGGTGAGCTGGATCGGGCTGGAACTCGTCGACGAGCGGCAGTGGCTGGTGCTGCCGATGGGGGTGGGCCTGGCCAACGGGACCCTCGGGGTCGCCCTGTTCCTGGCTCAGCTGGCCGAGTTGAGCGGCATCGACCGCTACACCGACGTGGCCGGTCGGACGCTGCGCGGCACCGCGGCCCTGATCGAGCGGTTCGCCGACGCGCCAGAGTCGGCGCCTGCCGTGGGGTCCGGTGGGCTGCACGGATTCGGCGGCATCGCCTACGCCTTGGCCCGCATCGCCCGCCTTCTCGACGACGGCGACCTCCGGCGGCTGGCCGCGACCTCGGTCGATCTCGCGGCCGCCGCCGCGGACGGCGCTCCCGGCTGGGCCACCGGCGGCGCGGGCTGCCTGGCGGCCATGGGCGCGGTGCACGCGGAGTTGGACCTTCCCGCCGCCGGGACGCTGGCCCGGTCCTGCGCGGACGGGCTCGTCCAGCTGGTCGCCGATCCCGGTGACGATCCGCCCAGCGGGTTCGCCGACGGGGTGGCCGGGGTGGCGTGGGCACTGTCCCGCTACGCCGAGTCGGTCGCCGAGCCCGGCTACGCCGAGGCCGCGCGGCGGGCGGCGGCCCTGGTGGCCGAGGACCCGGGACAGCCGCCGGGGTGGTGCGCGGGTACGGCGGGTCTGCTGCTGGGACGAAGCTGTGCGGCCGACGGCGGTGGTCCCCGGATGGCCGACCAGGTCCGGGACCTGGCCTGGCGGCCGGTCCTGAGCGACCTGAGTCTGTGCTGCGGCGAACTCGGCGTCATCGACACCGTGACCGCTCTGACCGCGCGCGTTCCGGGTGTCGCCGACACCCGCCGCCGGTCGGCCGGGCTCGTGCTGGACGCGATCACCCGCCACGGCGCGCGGTGCGGCACCCCAGGTCAGGTGCCCACGCCGGGGCTGCTGAATGGCCTGGCCGGAATCGGCTATGGATTGCTTCGGCTCGGTTTCGCTAATCGGGTCCCATCGGCGCTGTTGCTCGAATCGATCCAGCATGATGCCAATTGA